The Haloarchaeobius amylolyticus genome window below encodes:
- the psmB gene encoding archaeal proteasome endopeptidase complex subunit beta: MRTPRADDPQIPDALSLEPVDPYTPQVGSLPETEVEEADLENVSKTGTTTVGITTEEGVVIATDMRASLGGIFVSNKDVQKVEQVHPTAALTLVGSVGGAQSFIRSLRAEANLYEARRGEEMSMQALSTLAGNFARGGPFFAINPILGGVDDDGHHVYSIDPAGGVMRDDYTVTGSGMMVAHGLLEQEYEDDLSNEEAKTVAARAVRSAAERDTGSGNGVFLAEVTGEGVDIRGHKDFDEVC; the protein is encoded by the coding sequence ATGCGAACGCCACGCGCGGACGACCCACAGATTCCGGACGCACTCTCGCTCGAACCGGTCGACCCCTACACGCCACAGGTGGGGTCGCTCCCGGAGACCGAGGTCGAGGAGGCGGACCTCGAGAACGTCTCGAAGACCGGGACGACCACGGTCGGCATCACCACCGAGGAGGGCGTCGTCATCGCCACCGACATGCGCGCCTCCCTCGGCGGCATCTTCGTCTCGAACAAGGACGTCCAGAAGGTCGAACAGGTCCACCCGACCGCGGCGCTCACCCTCGTCGGCAGCGTCGGCGGCGCCCAGTCGTTCATCCGCTCCCTGCGCGCCGAGGCCAACCTCTACGAGGCCCGTCGCGGCGAGGAGATGTCCATGCAGGCCCTCTCGACGCTCGCGGGCAACTTCGCCCGCGGCGGCCCCTTCTTCGCCATCAACCCCATCCTCGGCGGCGTCGACGACGACGGGCACCACGTCTACTCCATCGACCCCGCCGGCGGCGTCATGCGCGACGACTACACCGTCACCGGCTCCGGCATGATGGTCGCCCACGGCCTGCTCGAACAGGAGTACGAGGACGACCTCTCGAACGAGGAGGCCAAGACCGTCGCGGCGCGCGCGGTCCGCTCGGCCGCCGAGCGCGACACCGGCTCCGGCAACGGCGTCTTCCTCGCCGAGGTGACCGGTGAGGGCGTCGACATCCGCGGGCACAAGGACTTCGACGAGGTCTGCTGA